From the Spiribacter sp. 2438 genome, one window contains:
- a CDS encoding phospho-sugar mutase gives MTESTDELSRLLDRARAWRDADPDAHHRADLDARIQRAERVMTGAEERPSGSNASASQQGAASATGTTVSADSSGPHSGAIADLRACFDPPLGFGTAGLRGLNGPGPAHMNTLLIQRVTAVMADVLRAEVPNAGDRGVVIGYDARHGSKALAEAAARTLAGAEFGVHVFDDTTPTPLVAFATLELGAAAGIVLTASHNPPEYLGYKVYWSNGAPLVSPLDQRIGQALTALPVSVRIPQGDEDSAPFWTVHGDALRSTYYAALKRPRGDRHATGDGTSPTRLRIAYSALHGVAADGVSRVLAAQGDIDLHTVDSQIAPDGDFPTIRFPNPEEDGALDQVTALAEQVDADLALATDPDGDRLAVAMPDDQGRWQVLMGDQTGALLADYLLSEIYAGRRTEYASSDPASLDPASSEPAAADPTRGRDATPVPPDRHVVINTVVSSRLLGRIARAHGVDFEQTLTGFKWIWHRALQREAMGDRFVFGYEDAIGFSTTRRVRDKDGIAAAVAVVEMARATATEGRTLHQRLQGLYARHGLSVNRQINIKLDGPAAGQAAAQRLAALRGDPPHQLAGLTLLRLHDYQAAESRDPDGGDVEPIGLPATDMVQLDWRQDGPTTGTFHANIRPSGTEPKVKIYLEYLGEPGSPDLAAESTAAEPRLMALGEALAEWLKG, from the coding sequence ATGACCGAATCCACCGATGAACTGAGTCGCCTGCTGGACCGTGCCCGGGCCTGGCGGGACGCTGACCCGGACGCGCACCACCGCGCTGATCTGGACGCCCGGATCCAACGGGCCGAACGGGTGATGACCGGGGCGGAGGAAAGGCCGTCCGGCTCAAACGCCAGCGCCAGCCAGCAGGGCGCTGCGTCCGCGACGGGCACAACCGTCAGCGCCGATTCGTCAGGCCCGCACTCAGGCGCCATCGCGGATCTTCGCGCCTGCTTCGACCCGCCGTTGGGTTTTGGCACTGCCGGTTTGCGTGGACTCAACGGGCCTGGCCCGGCGCACATGAACACCCTACTCATCCAGCGGGTGACCGCGGTGATGGCCGACGTCCTGCGTGCGGAGGTCCCCAACGCCGGCGACCGCGGCGTGGTAATTGGTTATGACGCCCGCCACGGCTCCAAAGCCCTGGCCGAGGCGGCGGCGCGCACCCTGGCCGGAGCCGAGTTCGGAGTGCATGTCTTTGATGACACCACCCCCACGCCGCTGGTGGCGTTCGCTACCCTCGAGCTCGGCGCCGCCGCCGGCATCGTGCTCACCGCCAGCCACAACCCGCCGGAATACCTCGGCTACAAGGTCTACTGGTCCAATGGCGCGCCCCTGGTCTCACCGCTGGATCAGCGCATCGGTCAGGCCCTGACGGCACTGCCGGTGAGCGTGCGTATCCCCCAGGGGGACGAGGATTCGGCGCCTTTCTGGACGGTCCACGGGGACGCACTACGGAGTACGTACTACGCCGCGCTAAAACGCCCCCGCGGCGATCGCCATGCCACTGGCGACGGCACTTCGCCCACCCGCCTGCGAATCGCCTACAGCGCTCTGCACGGGGTCGCTGCCGACGGCGTTTCCCGAGTCCTGGCGGCCCAGGGGGACATCGATCTGCACACCGTGGATAGCCAGATCGCCCCGGATGGCGATTTCCCGACCATTCGCTTCCCCAATCCGGAAGAGGATGGGGCCCTGGATCAGGTCACCGCCCTCGCCGAACAGGTGGACGCCGATCTGGCGTTGGCCACCGATCCCGACGGGGACCGGCTGGCGGTCGCGATGCCGGATGATCAGGGCCGGTGGCAGGTGCTCATGGGCGACCAGACCGGGGCGTTGCTGGCCGATTACCTGCTGAGTGAAATTTACGCAGGACGGAGGACGGAGTACGCCAGTTCAGACCCCGCCAGTTTAGACCCGGCCAGTTCGGAGCCGGCCGCCGCCGACCCGACCCGCGGACGGGACGCCACCCCGGTCCCACCCGACCGCCACGTGGTCATCAACACGGTGGTGAGCTCTCGGCTGCTGGGCCGCATCGCCCGGGCCCATGGCGTTGACTTTGAGCAGACGCTCACCGGATTCAAGTGGATCTGGCATCGGGCGCTGCAGCGCGAGGCGATGGGGGATCGGTTCGTGTTCGGTTACGAGGACGCCATCGGCTTTAGCACCACCCGGCGGGTACGGGACAAGGACGGCATCGCCGCGGCGGTGGCGGTGGTTGAGATGGCGCGGGCGACAGCGACCGAGGGGCGGACGCTGCATCAGCGCCTTCAGGGCCTGTACGCCCGCCACGGCTTGTCGGTGAATCGTCAGATCAATATCAAGCTCGACGGCCCGGCGGCAGGTCAGGCGGCGGCGCAGCGGCTCGCGGCCCTGCGCGGCGATCCACCACACCAGCTGGCTGGGCTGACGTTGCTGCGGCTGCATGATTACCAGGCAGCCGAAAGCCGCGACCCGGATGGTGGCGATGTGGAGCCCATCGGCCTGCCCGCCACCGACATGGTGCAGCTGGACTGGAGGCAGGACGGCCCCACCACCGGCACTTTCCACGCCAACATCCGCCCCAGCGGCACCGAGCCCAAGGTCAAGATCTACCTGGAATACCTGGGTGAGCCGGGCAGTCCGGACCTGGCTGCGGAATCCACCGCGGCTGAGCCACGGCTGATGGCCCTGGGTGAGGCGCTGGCGGAGTGGCTCAAGGGGTAG
- a CDS encoding DUF1778 domain-containing protein: MRTAMRRTINVSAKDFVEGDTMPPANTDSGDKRIARLEFRATSALKADIQRAATLMGMDDTSYALSVLGEHARATIESHHRTQLSQADSAAFMAALDSPEAPTDALRGLFELHRDTHRDGD, from the coding sequence ATGCGTACGGCTATGCGCCGTACAATCAACGTGTCAGCCAAGGACTTCGTCGAAGGAGACACCATGCCACCCGCCAACACCGACTCCGGCGACAAGCGCATCGCGCGGCTTGAATTCCGTGCGACATCCGCATTGAAGGCGGACATTCAGCGTGCCGCGACGCTCATGGGCATGGACGACACCAGCTACGCCCTCAGTGTGCTGGGCGAGCACGCCCGGGCGACTATTGAGTCTCATCACCGCACCCAGTTGAGTCAGGCGGACAGCGCCGCCTTCATGGCTGCGCTGGATTCACCCGAGGCGCCGACGGATGCCCTGCGCGGGCTGTTTGAGCTGCATCGCGATACCCATCGCGATGGCGACTGA
- a CDS encoding O-acetylhomoserine aminocarboxypropyltransferase/cysteine synthase family protein: MKLETQAIHAGYSPDPTTRAVAVPMYQTTSYAFDDTQHGADLFDLKVEGNIYTRIMNPTNAALEQRVAEMEGGIAGLALASGMAAITYAIQCITRVGDNIVTTSQLYGGTYNFFAHALPHMGVDVRFGSADDPAALEALIDGNTKAVFAETVGNPNGNVVDIEALAAIAHRAGVPLIVDNTVPTPVLWRPIENGADIVIHSLTKAMGGHGTTVGGVIIDSGNFPWADYADKYPMLTQPDPSYHGVVYTEALGPAAYIGRCRVAPLRNMGAALSPMNAFLLLQGIETVPLRMARHGENALAVAEHLQQHAGVNWVKYAGLSGSPYYPLVQKYMGGNAGGILSFGIQGGEAAGARFIDALQLITRLVNIGDAKSLACHPATTTHRQLGDEELASAGVSRDMVRISVGIEHIDDILADIDQALAAAGH; encoded by the coding sequence ATGAAACTCGAGACCCAGGCCATTCACGCCGGCTATTCCCCGGATCCCACCACCAGGGCGGTGGCGGTGCCCATGTACCAGACCACGTCCTATGCGTTTGATGACACCCAGCACGGCGCGGATCTGTTCGACCTCAAGGTCGAGGGCAATATCTACACCCGCATCATGAACCCCACCAATGCGGCGCTGGAGCAGCGGGTGGCGGAGATGGAAGGGGGCATTGCCGGGCTGGCGCTGGCCTCGGGCATGGCGGCGATCACCTACGCTATTCAGTGCATCACCCGGGTGGGGGACAACATTGTCACCACCAGTCAGCTCTATGGCGGCACCTACAACTTTTTTGCCCACGCCCTGCCGCACATGGGGGTGGACGTGCGCTTTGGCAGTGCCGATGACCCGGCGGCGCTGGAAGCGCTTATCGACGGCAACACCAAGGCGGTGTTCGCCGAGACGGTGGGCAACCCCAACGGCAATGTGGTGGACATCGAGGCCCTGGCGGCCATCGCCCATCGGGCCGGCGTGCCGCTGATTGTGGACAACACCGTGCCCACCCCGGTGCTCTGGCGGCCCATCGAGAACGGCGCCGACATCGTCATCCACTCCCTCACCAAGGCCATGGGCGGCCATGGCACCACGGTGGGGGGCGTGATCATCGATTCCGGCAACTTCCCCTGGGCGGATTACGCCGACAAATACCCCATGCTCACCCAGCCTGACCCCTCCTACCACGGCGTGGTGTACACCGAGGCGCTGGGGCCGGCGGCGTACATCGGCCGCTGCCGGGTGGCACCGCTGCGCAACATGGGTGCGGCGCTCTCCCCCATGAACGCTTTCCTGCTGCTGCAGGGCATCGAGACCGTGCCCCTGCGCATGGCCCGCCATGGCGAGAACGCGCTGGCAGTGGCGGAGCACCTGCAGCAGCACGCCGGGGTCAACTGGGTGAAGTACGCCGGCCTGTCAGGCAGCCCGTATTATCCGCTGGTCCAGAAATACATGGGTGGCAACGCCGGGGGCATTCTCAGCTTCGGGATCCAGGGGGGCGAAGCGGCGGGCGCCAGGTTCATCGACGCCCTGCAGCTGATCACCCGGCTGGTGAATATCGGCGACGCCAAGTCCCTGGCCTGCCACCCGGCCACCACCACCCATCGCCAGCTGGGGGATGAGGAACTGGCCAGTGCCGGCGTCAGTCGCGACATGGTGCGGATCTCGGTAGGCATCGAGCATATCGATGACATTCTCGCCGACATCGACCAGGCGCTGGCCGCGGCGGGCCATTAA
- the rfaH gene encoding transcription/translation regulatory transformer protein RfaH: MDEQQELGVDVKHWYAIYCKPREDERAELHLDRQAFEVFRPKHRVRRKRQGKMTTLIESLFPRYLFVHLDDVAQNWAPIRSTRGVAGLVRWGDWVPAVPDCVVDCLRENIDEVGCIPTPAPDYQKGDRLMIKEGPFAGHEGLFHARRGEDRVMLLLEIMKQPQTMVFPEASLVRA; encoded by the coding sequence ATGGATGAACAGCAGGAGTTGGGGGTCGACGTGAAGCACTGGTACGCGATCTACTGTAAACCGCGCGAAGACGAGCGCGCCGAACTTCACCTGGATCGACAGGCCTTTGAAGTCTTCCGCCCCAAACACCGCGTCCGGCGCAAGCGTCAGGGCAAGATGACCACCCTCATTGAGTCGCTCTTTCCCCGTTATCTGTTCGTTCACCTGGATGATGTCGCGCAGAACTGGGCGCCGATCCGCTCGACGCGGGGCGTGGCGGGTTTGGTGCGCTGGGGCGACTGGGTGCCGGCGGTACCGGACTGCGTGGTGGACTGCCTGCGCGAGAACATCGACGAGGTCGGCTGCATTCCCACCCCGGCGCCGGATTACCAAAAGGGTGACCGGCTGATGATTAAGGAAGGCCCTTTCGCCGGTCACGAGGGGCTCTTTCACGCCCGGCGCGGTGAAGACCGCGTCATGCTGCTGCTCGAGATCATGAAACAGCCGCAGACGATGGTTTTCCCCGAGGCCTCGCTGGTGCGGGCCTAG
- a CDS encoding glycosyltransferase family 4 protein, giving the protein MDFELGALVPSFLTALVLALVAIRVLQRWAPRLGLMDRPGGRKAHQRPTPVVGGVGIGIAFALSVPWLIAAQPALVDWWPLAAGMAVLLLAGLVDDARGLASGPKFLVQGLVAVAAMVWGGVELAALGTWPSGATAGLGPLILPFTLLALVGFVNAFNMIDGVDGLAGSTAVVMLGLLAVAAVLAAAPEVALLAGTLLAAVLGFLVFNLRSPLRRRASVFLGDAGSLMLGLAIVWLAIDVSQRPGAAVSPLGIAWILVLPVVDTLSLMIRRILRGQNPFHPDRNHLHHILGRAGFSVGQCAMVYAGLTLALGLAGLSASLIGVPDVLLAGLLVMVTMGHYFFVRYAWRSIRGLKRLRVWLAEADEHRSPHTDRMALGGLYGLAVAVPLGWSPLLLAAGGLLVVATLAHARAVVGALRGLTITPLALGLGVWITLAVWLRPAPDAAAWLPMVWLSGVLALPVGWWLARFRHHALPLFTLAAVVLLGGWVATVDWGMIEAGYFRTPAYWGDVRTGGLLLTLMLMVLLGGGVSIAVAYRRQWRARAGLLLSMVGTVTVLVLLIGLQLQSAVLAGVVGLVAMVIAALVHRHGARLAGGLAAAVVMTALLGSLFANTFKPPGVSLDEQYLSPVQAALLHLGGAPSMAESRFPAVAARMEDWSLAAQGIAARPFGGYGRPAVTEAAGAQAGASGANPAPVGWGVSPDLPGTRSAYAALALTGGLPALALLAALLWAWMRGIRRAVSSQAWPLAQGVVAHGALWSVLALMALAPVVISPINGLIVTGVLALGVMAALDARDAADRQSRGPMAPNASTESLPERPALQLVDQSRRARS; this is encoded by the coding sequence ATGGATTTTGAGCTGGGGGCCCTGGTGCCGTCTTTTCTGACCGCCCTGGTGTTGGCGCTGGTGGCGATTCGGGTGCTGCAGCGCTGGGCGCCGCGGCTGGGGCTGATGGATCGGCCCGGGGGGCGCAAGGCCCATCAGCGGCCCACCCCGGTGGTGGGTGGTGTCGGCATTGGGATCGCGTTCGCGCTGTCGGTGCCCTGGCTGATCGCGGCGCAGCCCGCGCTGGTGGACTGGTGGCCGCTGGCCGCGGGCATGGCGGTGCTGCTGCTGGCGGGGCTGGTGGATGATGCCCGGGGGCTTGCCAGCGGGCCCAAGTTCCTGGTGCAGGGGCTGGTGGCAGTGGCCGCCATGGTCTGGGGCGGGGTGGAGCTGGCGGCCCTCGGTACGTGGCCCAGCGGCGCCACCGCCGGCCTCGGCCCGCTGATTCTGCCGTTCACCCTGCTGGCCCTGGTGGGGTTTGTGAACGCCTTCAACATGATCGACGGGGTGGACGGCCTCGCCGGCAGCACCGCGGTGGTGATGCTGGGGTTGCTGGCGGTGGCGGCGGTGCTGGCGGCGGCGCCGGAGGTGGCGCTGCTGGCCGGGACGCTGCTGGCAGCGGTGCTGGGGTTTCTGGTGTTCAACCTGCGCTCGCCGCTGCGCCGCCGGGCCAGTGTGTTTCTGGGGGATGCCGGCAGCCTGATGCTGGGCCTGGCGATTGTCTGGCTCGCCATTGATGTCTCGCAGCGGCCCGGGGCGGCGGTGTCGCCGCTGGGCATCGCCTGGATTCTGGTGCTGCCGGTGGTGGACACCCTCAGCCTGATGATCCGCCGGATCCTGCGGGGCCAGAACCCGTTCCACCCCGACCGCAATCATCTCCATCACATTCTGGGCCGGGCGGGCTTTAGCGTGGGTCAGTGCGCCATGGTCTACGCGGGGCTCACCCTGGCTCTGGGGCTGGCCGGGCTGTCCGCCTCGCTCATCGGCGTACCCGATGTGCTGCTGGCCGGGCTGCTGGTGATGGTGACGATGGGTCATTACTTCTTTGTTCGCTACGCCTGGCGAAGCATCCGGGGTCTCAAGCGTCTTCGCGTCTGGTTGGCCGAGGCGGATGAGCATCGCTCGCCGCACACCGACCGGATGGCGCTGGGCGGGCTCTATGGGCTCGCCGTGGCGGTGCCGCTGGGATGGTCGCCGTTGTTGCTGGCCGCCGGGGGGCTGCTGGTGGTGGCCACCCTTGCCCATGCCCGGGCGGTGGTGGGCGCGTTGCGGGGCCTGACCATCACGCCCCTGGCCCTGGGGCTGGGGGTCTGGATCACCCTGGCGGTGTGGCTGCGGCCGGCGCCGGATGCCGCGGCGTGGCTGCCCATGGTGTGGCTCAGCGGGGTGCTGGCACTGCCGGTGGGCTGGTGGCTGGCGCGGTTTCGGCATCACGCCCTGCCGCTGTTCACGCTGGCGGCGGTGGTGCTCCTGGGCGGCTGGGTGGCCACGGTGGACTGGGGCATGATCGAGGCGGGGTATTTTCGGACGCCGGCTTATTGGGGCGATGTGCGCACCGGGGGGCTGTTGCTCACCCTGATGCTGATGGTGCTGCTGGGGGGTGGGGTGTCCATCGCCGTGGCCTACCGGCGCCAGTGGCGGGCCCGGGCCGGGTTGCTGCTGTCGATGGTGGGCACGGTGACGGTGCTGGTGCTGCTCATCGGCCTGCAGCTGCAGAGCGCGGTGCTGGCGGGCGTGGTGGGGCTGGTGGCCATGGTGATTGCGGCGCTGGTGCACCGCCACGGCGCTCGGCTCGCCGGCGGCCTGGCGGCGGCGGTGGTGATGACGGCGCTGCTGGGCAGCCTGTTTGCCAACACCTTCAAGCCGCCGGGGGTCTCGCTGGATGAGCAGTACCTGAGTCCGGTGCAGGCCGCCCTGCTGCATCTGGGGGGAGCGCCGAGCATGGCGGAGTCCCGCTTCCCGGCGGTGGCGGCGCGCATGGAGGACTGGTCCCTGGCGGCCCAGGGCATCGCCGCCCGGCCCTTCGGGGGTTATGGCCGCCCCGCCGTGACCGAAGCGGCCGGCGCTCAAGCCGGGGCCAGCGGCGCCAACCCGGCCCCCGTTGGCTGGGGGGTCTCCCCGGACCTGCCGGGCACCCGCTCCGCCTACGCCGCCCTGGCGCTCACCGGCGGCCTGCCGGCGCTGGCGCTGCTGGCGGCGCTGCTATGGGCCTGGATGCGGGGCATACGGCGGGCGGTCAGCAGCCAGGCCTGGCCCCTGGCCCAGGGGGTGGTGGCCCATGGGGCGCTGTGGAGCGTGCTGGCGCTCATGGCTCTGGCGCCGGTGGTGATCAGCCCGATCAACGGTCTGATTGTGACCGGGGTGCTGGCCCTGGGGGTGATGGCGGCGCTGGATGCCCGGGACGCCGCCGACCGCCAGTCCCGGGGGCCGATGGCGCCGAACGCTTCCACGGAGTCGTTGCCAGAGCGCCCGGCGCTGCAGCTGGTGGACCAGAGCCGCCGGGCCCGGTCCTAG
- a CDS encoding GNAT family N-acetyltransferase, which yields MATDPDWLRRLRIEPLDARRHNRAAFSSGIPRVDNFLKRSARKQQADNHTRVQVAVSADAVVAGYYALNAHRLDLPEAEDLPRSVRRNAPPHGMIPAAYLSMLGVSEPHQGRGLGRVLLADAFDRVLMAADQIGLAALVLDVLDDDGEAAATRRTRFYEALGFQPFPSQPRRMFITAATLRQAKATP from the coding sequence ATGGCGACTGACCCGGACTGGCTGCGCCGCCTTCGCATCGAGCCACTGGATGCCCGTCGACACAATCGAGCGGCCTTTTCGTCGGGCATCCCGCGCGTCGACAACTTCCTGAAACGCTCGGCGCGAAAGCAGCAGGCCGACAACCACACCCGCGTCCAGGTGGCCGTATCTGCGGATGCCGTCGTGGCTGGATACTATGCGCTCAATGCTCATCGGCTGGACCTGCCGGAAGCAGAGGATCTGCCGCGCTCCGTCCGACGTAACGCGCCGCCCCACGGCATGATCCCCGCCGCCTACCTGTCCATGCTGGGGGTGTCGGAACCCCATCAGGGACGGGGCCTCGGTCGTGTCCTACTGGCAGATGCGTTTGATCGCGTGCTGATGGCCGCCGACCAGATCGGCTTGGCGGCCCTGGTTCTGGATGTGCTGGACGATGATGGTGAAGCCGCCGCCACCCGAAGGACCCGCTTTTACGAAGCCCTCGGCTTTCAGCCCTTCCCCAGCCAGCCACGCAGGATGTTCATCACTGCGGCCACGCTGCGCCAGGCGAAGGCTACCCCTTGA
- a CDS encoding NAD-dependent epimerase: MKILVTGAAGFIGYHTCQVLLARGDTVVGLDNVNDYYDPILKEARLAQLEALPGAAQRFQFYRLDLADTAGMQRLFASESVDRVIHLAAQAGVRYSLDNPQAYVDSNVTGFLNVLEGCRHQNVEHLTYASTSSVYGANTHMPFTEHEPADHPLAIYGATKRANELMAHSYAHLFGLPCTGLRFFTVYGPWGRPDMALFLFTRKILAGEPIPVFNHGHHQRDFTFVEDIVEGVVRASDHIATGNPHWDSNRPDPATSAAPWRLFNIGNNQPVQLLDYIRVLERCLGREAKMEMLPLQAGDVPDTWASADDLQQAVGYQPSTPVETGVRRFVDWYRAYYQV; the protein is encoded by the coding sequence ATGAAAATCCTGGTCACCGGCGCGGCCGGCTTTATCGGCTATCACACCTGTCAGGTTCTGCTGGCCCGCGGCGACACCGTGGTGGGTCTGGATAACGTCAACGATTACTACGACCCCATCCTCAAGGAGGCCCGGCTGGCTCAGCTTGAGGCGTTGCCCGGCGCGGCGCAGCGGTTCCAGTTTTACCGCCTGGATCTGGCGGACACCGCCGGCATGCAGCGGCTGTTTGCCAGCGAGTCGGTGGACCGGGTCATCCATCTGGCCGCCCAGGCCGGGGTGCGTTACTCCCTGGACAATCCCCAGGCCTATGTAGACAGCAACGTCACCGGCTTTCTCAATGTGCTCGAGGGCTGCCGGCACCAGAACGTGGAGCATCTGACCTACGCCTCCACCAGTTCGGTGTACGGCGCCAACACCCACATGCCCTTCACCGAGCACGAGCCGGCGGATCATCCCCTGGCCATTTACGGCGCCACCAAGCGGGCCAATGAGCTCATGGCCCACAGCTACGCCCATCTGTTCGGCCTGCCCTGCACCGGGCTGCGGTTTTTCACGGTCTATGGCCCCTGGGGCCGGCCGGACATGGCGCTGTTTCTGTTCACCCGCAAAATCCTGGCCGGCGAGCCCATCCCGGTGTTCAACCACGGCCATCACCAGCGGGACTTCACCTTTGTGGAGGACATTGTCGAAGGCGTGGTGCGGGCCAGTGACCACATCGCCACCGGCAACCCCCACTGGGACAGCAACCGCCCGGACCCCGCCACCAGCGCCGCCCCCTGGCGGTTGTTCAACATCGGCAACAACCAGCCGGTGCAGCTGCTGGACTATATTCGGGTGCTGGAGCGCTGCCTGGGGCGGGAGGCCAAGATGGAGATGCTGCCGCTACAGGCCGGCGACGTGCCGGACACCTGGGCCAGCGCCGACGACCTGCAGCAGGCGGTGGGCTATCAGCCGTCCACTCCGGTGGAAACCGGCGTGCGGCGGTTCGTGGACTGGTATCGGGCGTATTACCAGGTCTAG
- the gcvH gene encoding glycine cleavage system protein GcvH yields the protein MSNIPTDLRYTATHEWVRHEGDGRVTVGITEFAQEQLGDLVFVELPQGEGTIEAGEACAVVESVKTASDIYAPVDGEITRRNERLADEPELINGDPYGEGWIFAMTMADVGAFDELLDADGYADVIAEEQ from the coding sequence ATGAGCAACATCCCCACCGATCTTCGCTACACCGCCACCCACGAGTGGGTTCGCCACGAGGGTGACGGCCGCGTCACCGTGGGCATCACCGAGTTTGCCCAGGAGCAGCTGGGCGATCTGGTCTTTGTCGAGCTGCCTCAGGGCGAGGGCACCATCGAAGCCGGCGAGGCCTGCGCCGTGGTGGAATCCGTCAAGACCGCCTCGGACATTTACGCGCCAGTGGACGGCGAGATCACCCGCCGCAACGAACGGCTGGCCGACGAGCCGGAGCTCATTAACGGCGACCCCTACGGCGAGGGCTGGATCTTCGCCATGACCATGGCCGATGTCGGCGCTTTCGATGAACTGCTGGATGCCGACGGCTACGCCGACGTCATCGCCGAAGAACAATAA
- the tpx gene encoding thiol peroxidase: MTTVTRRGEVVRLNGELPSVGQTAPDFLLTRTDLTDVSLADYEGFRKVLSIVPSLDTPTCAMSARRFNQDATALEDTVVLNISADLPFAAARFCETEGLERVEALSMMRDRRFASDYGVLQLDGPMAGLSARAVVVLDRDNSVIYAELVPEIRQEPDYDAALRALS, translated from the coding sequence ATGACCACGGTGACCCGTCGCGGCGAGGTGGTGCGCCTGAATGGCGAGCTGCCATCCGTCGGCCAGACCGCCCCGGATTTTCTGCTGACCCGTACTGATCTCACCGACGTGTCGCTGGCGGATTACGAAGGCTTTCGCAAGGTGCTCAGCATCGTGCCCAGCCTCGACACCCCCACCTGCGCCATGTCCGCCCGCCGGTTCAACCAGGACGCCACGGCGCTCGAGGACACCGTCGTGCTGAACATCTCCGCCGATCTGCCGTTCGCGGCGGCGCGGTTCTGCGAAACCGAAGGTCTGGAGCGCGTTGAAGCCCTGTCCATGATGCGCGACCGCCGGTTTGCCAGTGATTACGGCGTGCTGCAGCTGGATGGCCCCATGGCCGGACTGTCCGCCCGTGCCGTGGTGGTGCTGGATCGGGACAACTCGGTCATTTACGCCGAGCTGGTGCCCGAGATACGCCAAGAACCCGACTATGACGCCGCACTGCGCGCGCTGAGCTGA
- a CDS encoding Wzz/FepE/Etk N-terminal domain-containing protein — protein sequence MDENRRDGVGPGHGYGYGPPMGPADDEISLYDIWETLRRRRWLVLLGLAVTLVVAGGYAATQTPMHRVSALIEVGQVPGNDGALAPLEAPGTVVTRLERILIPAAVEGAGGIGAAESAGAAEAAESVEAAGAVEAAGAAGAAGASAASLSAEVIDSNGGLIELSALVPATAIDPTRALMESVITALTDQHATRFAAREQWVQARIGEIQARADAEAADSVSGVEARQSLAAMQANQALAQPTRTVRAPAASASPEESRLPLTLALGAVLGLMLGLFAAFIAEFLANARAYREAAEAQAKGPAASGAEAAGSPAIEDAGREG from the coding sequence ATGGACGAAAACCGCCGCGACGGAGTCGGGCCTGGTCACGGCTACGGATATGGGCCGCCAATGGGGCCCGCTGATGACGAAATCAGTCTCTACGACATTTGGGAAACCCTGCGGCGGCGTCGATGGCTGGTGCTGCTGGGTCTGGCGGTGACTCTGGTGGTTGCCGGCGGCTATGCCGCCACCCAGACGCCCATGCATCGGGTCAGCGCCCTGATCGAGGTGGGCCAGGTTCCGGGGAATGATGGCGCCCTCGCGCCCCTGGAGGCGCCCGGTACGGTGGTCACGCGGCTGGAGCGGATTCTGATCCCGGCGGCTGTTGAAGGCGCTGGAGGCATCGGGGCTGCCGAGTCCGCCGGGGCTGCCGAGGCTGCCGAGTCCGTCGAGGCCGCCGGGGCCGTCGAGGCCGCCGGGGCTGCCGGGGCCGCCGGGGCCTCAGCGGCCTCCCTGTCCGCTGAGGTCATCGACTCAAACGGAGGCCTCATCGAGCTGAGTGCTTTGGTTCCTGCCACCGCCATCGACCCCACCCGGGCCCTCATGGAGAGCGTGATCACCGCCCTGACCGACCAGCATGCCACGCGCTTCGCCGCCCGGGAGCAGTGGGTGCAGGCCCGGATCGGGGAGATACAGGCCCGCGCCGATGCCGAGGCGGCGGATTCAGTGAGCGGGGTTGAGGCCCGCCAGTCCCTGGCCGCCATGCAGGCCAATCAGGCCCTGGCCCAGCCCACCCGCACGGTCCGGGCGCCCGCCGCCAGCGCCAGCCCCGAGGAATCACGGCTGCCCCTGACCTTGGCCCTGGGCGCCGTGCTGGGCCTGATGCTGGGTCTGTTCGCCGCGTTTATCGCAGAGTTTCTGGCCAACGCCCGGGCTTATCGTGAGGCGGCTGAGGCACAGGCTAAGGGGCCGGCGGCCAGCGGCGCTGAGGCCGCCGGATCGCCGGCGATTGAGGACGCGGGCCGCGAGGGCTAG